One Alkalicoccus halolimnae DNA segment encodes these proteins:
- a CDS encoding acetyl-CoA C-acetyltransferase: MSRTVIVSGARTPVGRLGGGLSTLTASQLGGIAIKESLTRGGISPDSIGHVLMGSVLQGGQGQLPSRQALHEAGLPWTTETETINKVCASGMRSVTLGDVLIRSGEQDTVVAGGMESMSQAPFFVKGARFGLKMGEQKFHDMMIYDGLTCSFTGAHMGTYGNKTASDYGLTREKQDAWSYRSHQKAVAAMEEGKTEEIVPVEIPQRKGDPLIVEHDESPRKDTSLERLQKLKPAFGADGTITAGNAPGVNDGAAAMVLMSEDKAQQQGLKPLAAIVAHTQLAVEPENFPETPGLVINKLLEKTGRSIEDIDLFEVNEAFAAVSLASGQIAGLDPEKLNVNGGAVAIGHPIGASGARIILALAYELKRRGGGTGIAAICSGGGQGDAVMIEVTP; this comes from the coding sequence ATGAGCAGAACAGTAATCGTAAGCGGAGCAAGAACCCCGGTAGGACGCCTTGGCGGAGGGCTGTCCACCTTAACAGCTTCCCAGCTTGGGGGCATAGCTATTAAAGAATCATTGACCCGCGGCGGTATCTCACCCGACAGTATCGGCCACGTTCTCATGGGTTCGGTGCTTCAGGGCGGCCAGGGCCAGCTTCCATCGCGGCAGGCGCTTCATGAAGCCGGTCTGCCGTGGACGACAGAAACGGAAACAATTAATAAAGTCTGTGCTTCAGGTATGCGCAGCGTCACGCTCGGGGACGTATTGATTCGTTCCGGAGAGCAGGACACGGTCGTTGCCGGCGGCATGGAATCGATGAGCCAGGCTCCCTTTTTCGTTAAAGGAGCGCGTTTCGGTCTGAAAATGGGAGAGCAGAAGTTTCACGATATGATGATTTACGATGGGCTGACCTGTTCTTTCACCGGCGCTCATATGGGAACATACGGCAACAAAACTGCCTCTGATTACGGGCTGACCCGTGAAAAACAGGACGCCTGGTCCTATAGAAGCCATCAAAAAGCCGTTGCTGCGATGGAAGAAGGAAAGACAGAAGAGATTGTTCCGGTGGAGATTCCTCAGCGGAAAGGTGATCCTCTGATCGTGGAGCACGATGAATCTCCAAGAAAAGACACCTCTCTGGAGCGGCTGCAAAAATTAAAGCCGGCGTTCGGTGCAGACGGTACAATCACAGCCGGCAACGCACCCGGAGTAAATGACGGAGCTGCAGCGATGGTGCTCATGTCAGAAGATAAAGCACAGCAGCAGGGATTGAAACCGCTCGCGGCGATTGTTGCACATACGCAGCTGGCCGTAGAACCGGAGAACTTTCCGGAAACACCGGGGCTTGTCATTAATAAACTGCTTGAAAAAACAGGCAGATCGATCGAAGATATTGATTTATTTGAAGTGAACGAAGCCTTTGCGGCAGTATCACTTGCGAGCGGGCAGATTGCCGGCCTTGATCCGGAAAAACTGAACGTAAACGGAGGAGCTGTAGCAATCGGTCACCCAATCGGTGCCAGTGGTGCCCGGATTATTCTCGCGCTTGCCTACGAACTAAAACGGCGCGGCGGAGGCACAGGCATTGCTGCAATCTGCAGCGGCGGAGGCCAGGGCGATGCCGTAATGATCGAAGTAACTCCATAA